The following is a genomic window from Bordetella sp. H567.
GGATATTCAGGACCTGGAATTCCGGCGGGTAAGCATGGTAGCGGCGCGGCATGCCGTCATAGCCCAGGATGTATTGCGGAAAGAACGTCAGGTTGAAGCCGAAGAAAATCGTGACGGCGGCGATGCGCCCCAGCATTTCCGGGTACATGCGCCCGCTGATCTTCGGCCACCAGAAATGCAGCCCACCCAGGTAGGCCATGACCGCGCCGCCCACCATGATGTAGTGGAAATGCGCGACGACGAAATAGGTGTCGGTGACGTGGACGTCGATGGCCAGCGTGGCCAGGAACAGGCCGGTCAGGCCGCCGATCATGAACAGCCCCACGAAACCCAGCGCGTACAACATGGGCGCGCCGAAGGTGATGGATCCCTTGTACAGGGTGGCTGTCCAGTTGAAGACCTTGATGGCCGACGGCACGGCCACCATGAAGCTGAGCAGCGAAAACGTCATGTTGGCGTAGACGGACTGCCCGCTGACGAACATATGGTGTCCCCACACCAAAAAGCCGATCACCGCGATGCCGATGATGGCATAGGCCATGCTGCGATAGCCGAAGACGCGCTTGCGCGCGAAGCAGGGAATGATCTCGCTGGCCACGCCCATGGCGGGCAGGACCATGATGTACACCGCCGGGTGGGAGTAGAACCAGAACAGATGCTGGAACAGCAGCGGATCGCCGCCCAGCTGCGGATCGAAGAAGCCGATGCCGAACAATCGCTCCGCGGCCAGCAGCAGCAGCGTGATGGCCAGCACCGGGGTGGCCAACACCAGGATGATGCTGGTGGCGTAGTTGGCCCAGACGAACAGCGGCAGGCGGAACCACCCCATGCCCGGCGCGCGCATCGTATGCACCGTGACGATGAAGTTCAGCCCCGTCAGGATGGACGAGAAGCCAACGATGAAGACGCCGAACAGCGTGATCACCACGTTGCTGTGCGAGAACATCGTGGAAAACGGCGTATAGAACGTCCATCCCGTGTCCACGCCGCCCAGCACCAGCGCGGCGAGCGTAAAGGTGCCGCCGATGACGTACAAGTACCAGCTCATCAGGTTCAGCCGCGGGAACGCCAGGTCCTCCGCGCCCAGCATGAGGGGAATCAGGAAATTGCCCAGCACCGACGGGATGGACGGGATCAGGAACATCCACACCATGATCACGCCGTGCGCGGTGAACAGCTTGTTATAGGTGTCGGCGCTGACAAGATCCCCCTGGGGCGTCACCAGCTCCAGCCGCATCAGCGCGGCCGCGCAGCCGCCGATGGCGAAGAACGCCGTGATGCTGACGGCATACAGGATGGCGATGCGTTTGTGATCGTGCGTAAGCAGCCAGGATCGCAGGGAATAGCCGTCGTTCAAATAGGTGTGCAGGGTCATCGCGGGGCGGCCTCCTTGGGACGATCGGACTTCAGGTAGGCGATCAGCGCCATCAGGTCCGGCTCGCTGAACTGGCCGGCGAACGAAGGCATGATGGGCGCGTAGCCCGCCACCACGTCCTTGCGCGGCTCCAGGATGGAATCCCGGATATAGGTTTCGTCCGCGACGACCACGCGGCCGTCCTGCAGGAAGACGCGGCGGGCGAACAGGTGGTCCAGGTCGGGCGCATGGACGCTGGACCGGGCATCGTGGCAGCCCATGCATCCATGTTCGCGGAACAGCTGGTAGCCGCGCTGTACGAGGTCGGGTCCGTCCTGGCCCTGGGCCAGCCAGCGCGAGAACTGCTCGGGGGGCATGGCGACGATGCCGCCGCCCATGGCGGCATGGTCGGTACCGCAGAATTCCGCGCACAAGAGGTGATAGGTGCCGGCGCGGCTGGCGGTGAACCACAAGCTGGTGTAGCGACCCGGCAGCACGTCCTGCTTGACGCGGAACTCGGGGACGTAGAAGCTGTGGATGACGTCCTGCGAGCTCATCAGCAGGCGCACCGGCTTGCCGACGGGTACGTGCAACTCGTCGATTTCCCGCTTGCCGTTGGCATGCTGCACCGTCCACACCCATTGCTTGGCGACCACGTAGACCGGCATGGCGTCATCCGGCGGCCGCGTCAGGGCGCTGTAGTCGTAGGCGCCCCACAGGAACAGGCCGATGAAGGCCAGCAGCGGCGTGATCGTCCAGGTCCATTCCAGGCCATTGGCATGTTCCGGCGCATTGCGGCGATCCGCGCCCGAGCCCTTGCGGTAGCGTATGCAGAAGACGACGGCCAGCACGGTCAACAGCACGGCCATGAAGGCCGACAGGCCCAGCAGGCTGTAGAACAAGGCGTCCGTGCGGTGGGCGATCGCCGATGCGGCGGCCGGCATCAGGGTGGGCGTCGCGGTCATGCATGCCCCCCCTTGCCGCCTCTCCGGCGCAGCGCGAACAGACCCCACAGCAAGGCCAGCAGCGTGCCCAGGCCGGCGGCGCGGGCCATGGCCATGGCGGCGACGTTGTAGCGGCCGGTGGCGGGATCGTAGTGCGAGCACAGCAGCACCAGGCGATCGGCCAGGCCGCCCACCTTGCCGCTGGACGCTTCCACCAAGGCCAGCCTGACGTCGCGCGCCGAGAAGCCCAGGCCCAGGAAGTAGCGCGAGATGCGCCCCTGCGGCGTCAGGACCACGAAGCCGGCGGGATGATAGTACTGGCCGCTGTCGGGATCGCGCTGGTAGGGAAATCCGACCGCGTCGGTCAAGGCGGCGATGGCCGCGGGCGTCGCCGTAAGCAGATGCAGATGCGAGGCAAGATCCGTGGCGCTGCCCGTATTCGTCAGGCCGCGGTAATAGCCATACTTGCGCGCGGCGTCGCCTGGCGTCTCCGTGGGGTCGATGCTGACCGCAACCACCTCGAACGGTACGCCGATGCCGCGCACGCGCTCCAGCACGGCATCCATCAGCGTCGAACACAGCACGGGGCAGTGGTAATAGCCCAGCACGAAAATCACCGGCCGCTTGCCCAGATAGTCGGCCAGGCTCACGGCGCGCCCGTCCTGGTCGCGCAGTCCCTGAGCCGGCGGCAAGGCGCGGCCGGGGTGCTGGCGGAACGCCAGCGCCGCGGCGTCCGGGGGAGCCGCCGCCATCCTCGCCAGGCACGGCGACACCAGCAGGAGCAGCACCAGCAAGAGCAGCGGCGACCATGCCGCCCGCTCGCGGGAGGTCCTGGACCACGCGAGCACCCGCCTCATGGACGGGCTCCTTCCGCCACTGCCTGCATGGCCTTGTCCAGCGGGATACGGGCGATACCGGCCTGGCGGTCGACCCAGCCATAGCCGTCCATCAGTTTGCGCTTGGCCTGCAGATATTGCGCCATGTCGGCCTGGGGCTGGGTTTCCAGCAGCGGGCCGGAAATCCAGGACCGGGGCGCGGCGGTCTGGCCAGGCGGACGGTCGTCGTCCCACCGCGAAGTCAAGCGTATTGCGCCCGCGACGACCACCACCAGGACGACGATCGCGCCGATGCCGATGCGGGCCACGCGCCGTACGTCGATGCCGTCACGCATGTTTACCGTCCTCCATTGCGAAACGTATGCCGATGCGGTCACGCATGCTTGCCCTCCTCCGCCGCCTGTTCCGCGCGGACAACAGGCGGCAGCGCCGTGGGAAACAGCATGGACGCGGCCAGCGTCACCAGCCCCATGCCGCCCAGCGCAAGTGCCAGCATCCAGGCGGCATGCGCGCTTACCGGCTCCCCGGACGCGCCGACCGACGGCAACACCCACCATGCGGTCTGACCTACGGCGACGGCCAGCAAAAGGCCCGCGACCGCGCGCAATCCCCCCGCGGACCGCTTGAAGGCGTGGGAAAGCAGCAAAGGCACCGGCACGGCGAATCCCGCCACCACCAAGGCGATGCCCATGGCTTCCCAGGCACCGTGCAGGCGCGGCAGATACCAGGAAATTTCGGCCGGCAGGTTCTCTGCCCAGATGATCTGGAACTGGGTGAAGGCCAGGTAGGCCCAGGTCAGCACGTACATCAGCAGCAGGTTGCCCAGGTCGCCGCGCACGCCGCTGGACGAGCGGCGCGCGCCCACCCATGCGGCCGCCGCCATCGCGGCTTGCAGCTGGGCGGTCAGGATCACGAAGCCGAACGCGGTCGAATACCATTCCGGCGTCAGCGACATCAGCAAGTCGACGGCAACGATGCTGATCGTGAACGCATACAGCAGCAGGCCCGTTGCCGCATAGCCGGCGCGCCGGGACGCGCCCCGCCCGGCCCCGTCGATACGCGCCAGGATGCTCCACAGGGCGGCGCATGCCAGGACACGCAGCGCCATGCCCGCATGCGTGAACCAGAAATGCCGGAATGCCGGCTCGGTCGCCGTGTCGAGCCAGCCGGCGCGCGCCCAGGGATAGATGAGCCCGGGCCAGGCCAGCACGGGCAGTATCAGGATGCCCACGGCCGGGACGGCCGCTCGCAGGCGGTCCAAGGGGACCGCGATCGGGACGATCCACGCGCCCCCCGTCAGGCGCTGCAGCCACAGCGTGGCCTGCGCGCCCAGTGCCAGCCCCATCCAGAACCACCAGGCGGTCAACCAGGCGGCCAGGAAGCCGCGGGCGTCCAGGAACGCCCCAAGCGCGCAGAGCGCCAGCAGAACGATGCCGGCGCAAAGCGGCGCCAGACCGCGGCGCCGCAGCGTATCCGCCTCGCGACGCACCTGCGTATCCGTATCGGGGCGCCTGCGCGTATCCGTCTCGCGGCGCTTGCCCGGGTCCATGCTCATGGGCTGCCCCCGGACGTCATTGCCGACTGCGCCTGGCCCCGCACATCGGGCGGCAGCTTCGACACCTGGGCATGCTGGCTGAGCTGCAAGGCCCGCACGAAGGCCACGATGGCCCAGCGGTCCTCCGGCCGGATGCGGTTGCCGTACGGCGCCATCACGCCATAGCCGTTGCTGATGACGTCGTAGATATGGCGGTCCGGCACGCCGCGCAGCCGGTCGCTGTGATAGGTGGGCGGCGCCGGAAAGCCCCGCTCGACGATGCGGCCGTCCCCATCGCCCACGGGGCTATGGCATGGCATGCAGTACACGCCATAGAGTGTCTGGCCCTGCTTGAGCATCGCCGGCGTGACTGGATCCGGCAGGGAAGTCGCGCCCTGCGCCCGCGCATCGCGGCTGACGTCCTCGGTCCCTTCCCTGCCGCTGGTCGTATCGGCCTGGCTGCCGCGCGCGTAGGCCTGCGTGCCGGGCGGCGGCGTGCGCGACATGGCCCCGTCCGGAAAAAGCGGACTCGCGCGGTAAGGCTTGCCGCGCGGCTGGTCGTACATGTTCTGCGCCGCGCGTTCGCAGCCGGCCAGCAGCGACGCCAGCAGGCAAGCCAGGGACAGGGCTCGCATGGCCGGCCAGGTCGCGCCCAGGCACTTCATGCCGGCACCTCGCGGACCGCGATGGGTTGCTGCCGTGCCAGCACCGCGCGCGCGGCATGGCAGGCCTCATCGTCTTGCGTGCATCCTTCCGGCAGCCGCACGCAAAGGAAAAACCGATCGCGGCTGGCCAGATCGAAGTCCGGCGTCGCGAAGACGGGGTGGTTCAACCGCGGCAGGCCATTTGCCCAGAGCATCGACACCACGGCGAAGATCGCCGCGCACAGGATGGTCAGCTCGAAAGTCACCGGGATGAACATGGGCCAGCTGTGCAGCGGCCGGCCGCCTACGTTGATGGGATAGGACTGGGTCGCCGCGTACCACTGCATGAAGTACCCGCCTGTCCCGCCCAGGATGCCGCCGGCCAGCGTCGCGCGCGGCACCGCGCGGCTGCCGGTAAAGCCCACGGCCTCCGGCAGTTCCGGCACTGCGAAGGGGGCATAGGCCTCGATGTCCGCGTGGCCCTGTTCGCGCACGGCGCGCGCCGCCCGCACCAGGGCATCGGGCTGGCGGAATTCCGCCATCAGGCCGTACAGGCGCGGCTTCATGCGTCCGGCCTCCGCGATGCGGGGGCGCCCGCGGGTGGCGTCGGAGCGCCGCCTGCGCCGGCCGCGGCCGGCCCACGCGTTTCGTATTCCATTTCGCGCACCTCGCTCATGGAGATCATCGGCAGGAAGCGCAGGAACAGCAGGAACAACCAGGCGAACATGCCGATCGACGCGAACAGGAAGGTCCAATCCCAGGCGGTGGGCACGAACATGCCCCAGGCCGATGGCATGAAGTCCCGATGCGTGCTTTGCACGACGATCAGGAAGCGCTCCATCCACATGCCCAGATTGATGACGATGCTGATGGCGAACAGCCACGCCGGGCTGGTGCGGACGCGCCGGCTCCACAACACCTGGGGGATCAGCACATTGCAGACGATGACGGCCCAGTACACTGGCGCGTAGGCGCCCGTCCAGCGGTCCATGGTCATGGCGATCTCGAATTCGTCGCCGCCATAGAAGGACATGAACGCTTCCGAGACATAGCCATAGGCCACCATGGCGCCCGTGGCCAGCAGCACGCGCGCGGCCAGCGACAGGTGCCGGATCGTGATCAGGTCGTGTAGCCGGAAGTAATGCCGCAGCGGGATCGCCAGGGTCAACACCATCGCGAAGCCGGAGTACAGCGCGCCCGCCACGAAGTACGGCGGAAAAATGGTGGAGTGATAGCCCGGTGTGTTGCCGATCGCGAAATCCAGCGAGACCACCGTATGCACGGAGACCACCAGGGGAGTGGCCAGCCCCGCCAGGAGCAGATAGGCGCTTTCATAACGAGCCCAATGGCGCGCGTCGCCGCGCCATCCCAGGGCGAACAGGCCGTAGGCGATCTGTTTCGCGCGGCCGCGGGCGCGGTCGCGCAGCGTCGCCAGGTCCGGGATCAGGCCGACATACCAGAACATCAGCGAGACCAGCAGATAGGTGCTGATGGCGAAGATGTCCCACACCAGCGGACTGCGCCACTGCGGCCACAGGTTCATGCGGTCCGGATACGGCAGCAGCCAGTAGGCAAACCAGGGGCGGCCCAGGTGCAGGATGGGAAACAGGCCGGCGATGCTCGCGGCGAACAGCGTCATGGCCTCCGCGAAGCGATTGATGGAGGTGCGCCATTGCTGCCGCAAGAGCAACAGCACCGCGGAAATGAAGGTGCCGGCGTGGCCGATACCGATCCACCAGACGAAATTGCCCAGCGCGTATCCCCACGCCACCGGAATGTTCACCCCCCACAGCCCCACCCCGACGACGAACAGCCAGGCGCTGGCGGCGCAGAACACCAGCGTGGCGGCGAAGGTGACCAGGAACAAGGCCCGCCAGCGCCAATGCGTGCGCCATCCGGCGCGCCATCCCGCCGGGCCGGCCCGGCGGCGCGCCAGGACGATGTCGGAGATGCGATCGGTGATGCTGGCGTAGGTATCAGGCATCGTCCGGCTCCAGGCGGGCGTCGGCATCCGCCTGCCGCGCCAGGTAACGCGTGCGGGGACGCGTATTCAGTTCCTCCAGCAGTGTATAGGCGCGGGGCGAGGCGCGCGTGGCATTCACGCGGCTGCCGGCCTCGTTCAAGTTGCCGAACACGATGGCCTGCGTGGGGCACACGGCCTCGCACGCGGTGACGACCTCGCCGTCGCGCAGCGGCCGGTCTTCCTTCTGCGCGCGGATGCGCGCGCGGCTGATCCGCTGCACGCAATACGTGCACTTTTCCATGACGCCGCGCTGGCGTACCGTGACGTCGGGGTTTTGATGCGCGGCGGCATCCTCGGAACGATCGGAATACTCGAAAAAATTGAAGCGCCTGACCTTGTATGGGCAGTTGTTCGAGCAGAAGCGTGTCCCCACGCACCGGTTGTACACCTGCGCGTTCAGGCCCTCGGCATCGTGCACCGTGGCGCCGACCGGGCACACCAGCTCGCAAGGCGCGTTTTCGCAATGCATGCAAGGTACCGGCTGGAACAAGGTCTTGCGCGCTTCGCGGTAGACGTCCACCCGCACCCAATGCATGACGCGGCCACGCCGCACCTCTTCCGCGCCCACCACGGGGATATTGTTCTCGGCCTGGCACGCGGCGGTGCACGCATTGCAGCCGATGCACTTGTCCAGGTCGATCGTCATGGCCCAGGCGTAGTCCGGGTATTCCACCTCCGGGTACAGCGTGGGCTCGGGGCCTTCGGGCTTTTTGCCGGCCTTTTCCCCCGGCTGCGCCGCGCTCCCTGCCGGGGACGCCGCCTTCGCGGGCGGGATTGCCCCGATGTCCTCCACGCGCACGATATCGCGGCCGTGCGTGGACATCTCGGTCTGCACATGGGCGAACGCGTGCGTGCGGCCGGTGCGTTCCATCGCGACGGCCACGGCCGGCAGCGGCATGCCCGCGCCGTCGCTGCCTTGCAGCACGTAGGCATCGAAGCCGACGCCATCGCCCACGCGGCCGGCGTGCCGGCGCCCATACCCCAGGTGGAGGGTCACCGCGTTTTCGGCATGGCCTTCCAGTATGTGCACCGGGCCGCCCACGGTTGCGCCGTGGTCCGCCGTCAGCCGCACCACATCGCCCGTGGCCAGACCATGGGCCCGCGCCGTCTGCGGCCCGATGAATACCGCGTTGTCCCAGACCAGGCGGGTCAGCGGACGCGGCAGTTCCTGCAGCCACGCGTTATTGGCGTCCGCGCCTGCGCCCAGATAAGGGTCCGGGATGACCTGGGCGATCAGTTGGCCAGGCGTGCGCCGCGCGGGGTCGGGTAGCGTGAACGGGCCGCCACCCCTTGGAGGCTGATCGCCTTGCGGCCCCGCTGGAGCGCCCTGCGGCGGGCGCTGCGCGCTTGCCGGCGCGGCGGCCACAGGCGCAACGCCAGGATTTCCGGCGCTGGAGGGCGACGCGCCGTCCACCTGCCCTGCCCGCAAGGCCGCGGGCCACCGCTGCTCGAAATCCGTGCCCCAGCGCGCCTGCCACGTCTGGCGGACTTCCGCGTGCGCATCCGCCTCCGCGCCATCCAGCAGCACTCGTAGCAGCGTGTGCGGCGTATGCCCGCCATGCAGCGGCGCGATCATCGGCTGCTGGATCGTCGGCGTGCCGTCCCAGGCCAGCGCGTCGCTCCAGCTTTCCAGCTCGTGGGCACGCGGTATGTGCCAGGTAGAGGCGCGCGCCGTCTCGTCGCGATAAAGCCCCAGGTGCATCGACAGCGGCACGCGTCGCAGCGCGTCGGCGAAGCGCTGCGCGCCGGGGCTGTCGTAGACGGGGTTGGTATCGATCAGGACCAGGGTGTCGACGCGGCCGTCGCGCATGTCGGCGAGCAGCGCGCCCATGCCGGGCACCGCCTGCGTCCGGACCGGCATGACCGACTTGCCCGCGGCGCCCAGATGGGCGTTGATGGACCACGCCAGCGCATGGTCTTCCACCGACAGCGCGGGCCCGGCCGCGACCAGCGCGGCGCCGCCGTGCTTCTTCAGTTCATCGGCGAGGCGGGATTCCCAAGGTGCGCCCTGTCCTTCCGGCGCCGGCGCGCCCGGCACGCCCAGCGCATGGGCCAGGCGACGCAGCACCGCGCCCATGGCAGCGGGCGTCATGGCCCAGCGCTGGTCGGCCATCGCGCCGGTCAGGCCGGGCATGGCCTCCATGGCGTAAAGGCGCAGGCGCGGCCGCGATGCGCGGGCGGCGGCCTGCGCGTCGCTGGGCGCACCGGCCGGCGCGGCATCGCCGCGGCCGCGCGCGAAGTCCCGGGCGTAGCGCACACCGGCCGGCGTATCCATGAAGAGGTCGGCGCCCACGGCCAGGACGACGCTGGCCTGGTCCAGGCGATACAGGGCATGCGCGGGATATCCCAGCGCCTGCCGTGCACCGGCTTCGGCGGCGGCATCATGCAGCGGATCGTGCCGATAGCGCCGCATATTGGGATAGCGCGCCGCCAGCGCGTCCAGTTGCCGCGCCAATGTCGGCGAGGTGCTACCGCCGGTCAATATCCGCAGGCCCGCGCCCCCGTCGGCCGCATGGACGCCAAGGCGCTCCACCAGCGCGTCGCGCGCCGCTGTCCAATCCGACACCGCCTCGCCCCGCATCACCGTGCGCGAGCGATCCGGATCCCACAATTGCAGGATGGCCCCCTGGGCCCAGGCGCTGGTCGCGCCCTGGCTCATGGGATGCAGCGGATTGCCTTCGATCTTGGTGGGCCGGCCCATATGGGTTTCCACCAATACCGGCTGGGCGTAACCGCCCCGGGTCACCGCGCTGGCATAGAAAACCGGTTCATCGCCCGGACCGCCCTCCGGCATATGCGCATAAGGAACGATCGCTTCGTCAGGGGGGCCGCTGCAGCCCGCCGCGGCCAGCGCCGCGGAAGCTGCCATCCATTTCAGCAGTGTCCGGCGCGCCGGATCGTCCGGCCCAGCAAGCGCGGCGCGGGCATCTTCCCCGGGATCGTCCGTAGCGTGATGGATAGGAATGGTACGCATGGCGCCCCCGGTCAGCGATGGCACGTCGTGCAGCTGGTCATGCGATCCTCGCTTTCGAAGTGGTAGATGCGCCGCAGCGATGCGACATCGTCGTCCGAGAGCGCAGGCGGATCGCGCATGGCGAATACCTTGTCGGGCGGCCCCACTCTTTTGTCCGGCGCGCGATGGCAATCCAGGCACCACTGCATTTCCAGCGGCTGGTTGCGCACCAGCTGCGGCATCTGGTCCACCCGGCCATGGCAGGTCCCGCAGGCCACGCCCTTGGCGACATGCACGCTGTGATCGAAATACACGAAGTCGGGCAAATCGTAGACGCGGTTCCAATGTATGGGTATGCCGGTCGCCGCGCTGGCATGCAGCGGCGCCAGCACGGGCGCGTCCTTGAACAATACCGCGTGGCAGGTCAGGCAGATTTCGGCCGAAGGCATGCCGGCTGACGCGGAGGTCTGCACCGACACATGGCAATAACGACAATCGATGCCGT
Proteins encoded in this region:
- the coxB gene encoding cytochrome c oxidase subunit II — protein: MTATPTLMPAAASAIAHRTDALFYSLLGLSAFMAVLLTVLAVVFCIRYRKGSGADRRNAPEHANGLEWTWTITPLLAFIGLFLWGAYDYSALTRPPDDAMPVYVVAKQWVWTVQHANGKREIDELHVPVGKPVRLLMSSQDVIHSFYVPEFRVKQDVLPGRYTSLWFTASRAGTYHLLCAEFCGTDHAAMGGGIVAMPPEQFSRWLAQGQDGPDLVQRGYQLFREHGCMGCHDARSSVHAPDLDHLFARRVFLQDGRVVVADETYIRDSILEPRKDVVAGYAPIMPSFAGQFSEPDLMALIAYLKSDRPKEAAPR
- the nrfD gene encoding NrfD/PsrC family molybdoenzyme membrane anchor subunit, whose product is MPDTYASITDRISDIVLARRRAGPAGWRAGWRTHWRWRALFLVTFAATLVFCAASAWLFVVGVGLWGVNIPVAWGYALGNFVWWIGIGHAGTFISAVLLLLRQQWRTSINRFAEAMTLFAASIAGLFPILHLGRPWFAYWLLPYPDRMNLWPQWRSPLVWDIFAISTYLLVSLMFWYVGLIPDLATLRDRARGRAKQIAYGLFALGWRGDARHWARYESAYLLLAGLATPLVVSVHTVVSLDFAIGNTPGYHSTIFPPYFVAGALYSGFAMVLTLAIPLRHYFRLHDLITIRHLSLAARVLLATGAMVAYGYVSEAFMSFYGGDEFEIAMTMDRWTGAYAPVYWAVIVCNVLIPQVLWSRRVRTSPAWLFAISIVINLGMWMERFLIVVQSTHRDFMPSAWGMFVPTAWDWTFLFASIGMFAWLFLLFLRFLPMISMSEVREMEYETRGPAAAGAGGAPTPPAGAPASRRPDA
- a CDS encoding SCO family protein; protein product: MRRVLAWSRTSRERAAWSPLLLLVLLLLVSPCLARMAAAPPDAAALAFRQHPGRALPPAQGLRDQDGRAVSLADYLGKRPVIFVLGYYHCPVLCSTLMDAVLERVRGIGVPFEVVAVSIDPTETPGDAARKYGYYRGLTNTGSATDLASHLHLLTATPAAIAALTDAVGFPYQRDPDSGQYYHPAGFVVLTPQGRISRYFLGLGFSARDVRLALVEASSGKVGGLADRLVLLCSHYDPATGRYNVAAMAMARAAGLGTLLALLWGLFALRRRGGKGGHA
- a CDS encoding 4Fe-4S dicluster domain-containing protein, translated to MRTIPIHHATDDPGEDARAALAGPDDPARRTLLKWMAASAALAAAGCSGPPDEAIVPYAHMPEGGPGDEPVFYASAVTRGGYAQPVLVETHMGRPTKIEGNPLHPMSQGATSAWAQGAILQLWDPDRSRTVMRGEAVSDWTAARDALVERLGVHAADGGAGLRILTGGSTSPTLARQLDALAARYPNMRRYRHDPLHDAAAEAGARQALGYPAHALYRLDQASVVLAVGADLFMDTPAGVRYARDFARGRGDAAPAGAPSDAQAAARASRPRLRLYAMEAMPGLTGAMADQRWAMTPAAMGAVLRRLAHALGVPGAPAPEGQGAPWESRLADELKKHGGAALVAAGPALSVEDHALAWSINAHLGAAGKSVMPVRTQAVPGMGALLADMRDGRVDTLVLIDTNPVYDSPGAQRFADALRRVPLSMHLGLYRDETARASTWHIPRAHELESWSDALAWDGTPTIQQPMIAPLHGGHTPHTLLRVLLDGAEADAHAEVRQTWQARWGTDFEQRWPAALRAGQVDGASPSSAGNPGVAPVAAAPASAQRPPQGAPAGPQGDQPPRGGGPFTLPDPARRTPGQLIAQVIPDPYLGAGADANNAWLQELPRPLTRLVWDNAVFIGPQTARAHGLATGDVVRLTADHGATVGGPVHILEGHAENAVTLHLGYGRRHAGRVGDGVGFDAYVLQGSDGAGMPLPAVAVAMERTGRTHAFAHVQTEMSTHGRDIVRVEDIGAIPPAKAASPAGSAAQPGEKAGKKPEGPEPTLYPEVEYPDYAWAMTIDLDKCIGCNACTAACQAENNIPVVGAEEVRRGRVMHWVRVDVYREARKTLFQPVPCMHCENAPCELVCPVGATVHDAEGLNAQVYNRCVGTRFCSNNCPYKVRRFNFFEYSDRSEDAAAHQNPDVTVRQRGVMEKCTYCVQRISRARIRAQKEDRPLRDGEVVTACEAVCPTQAIVFGNLNEAGSRVNATRASPRAYTLLEELNTRPRTRYLARQADADARLEPDDA
- the ctaD gene encoding cytochrome c oxidase subunit I; this translates as MTLHTYLNDGYSLRSWLLTHDHKRIAILYAVSITAFFAIGGCAAALMRLELVTPQGDLVSADTYNKLFTAHGVIMVWMFLIPSIPSVLGNFLIPLMLGAEDLAFPRLNLMSWYLYVIGGTFTLAALVLGGVDTGWTFYTPFSTMFSHSNVVITLFGVFIVGFSSILTGLNFIVTVHTMRAPGMGWFRLPLFVWANYATSIILVLATPVLAITLLLLAAERLFGIGFFDPQLGGDPLLFQHLFWFYSHPAVYIMVLPAMGVASEIIPCFARKRVFGYRSMAYAIIGIAVIGFLVWGHHMFVSGQSVYANMTFSLLSFMVAVPSAIKVFNWTATLYKGSITFGAPMLYALGFVGLFMIGGLTGLFLATLAIDVHVTDTYFVVAHFHYIMVGGAVMAYLGGLHFWWPKISGRMYPEMLGRIAAVTIFFGFNLTFFPQYILGYDGMPRRYHAYPPEFQVLNILSSMGAAVLAVGYLLPLCYLLWSWFRGQPAGDNPWDASGLEWHTRSPPPKNNFDTPPDGGHDPYDYASRSAS
- a CDS encoding DUF3341 domain-containing protein → MKPRLYGLMAEFRQPDALVRAARAVREQGHADIEAYAPFAVPELPEAVGFTGSRAVPRATLAGGILGGTGGYFMQWYAATQSYPINVGGRPLHSWPMFIPVTFELTILCAAIFAVVSMLWANGLPRLNHPVFATPDFDLASRDRFFLCVRLPEGCTQDDEACHAARAVLARQQPIAVREVPA
- a CDS encoding cytochrome c3 family protein; translated protein: MSQVFDKAAVLCVKLVLIGTAGLLAVSIAVVVWQMNAPVAGGVAVAQPIPFSHKHHVGDDGIDCRYCHVSVQTSASAGMPSAEICLTCHAVLFKDAPVLAPLHASAATGIPIHWNRVYDLPDFVYFDHSVHVAKGVACGTCHGRVDQMPQLVRNQPLEMQWCLDCHRAPDKRVGPPDKVFAMRDPPALSDDDVASLRRIYHFESEDRMTSCTTCHR
- a CDS encoding c-type cytochrome, producing the protein MKCLGATWPAMRALSLACLLASLLAGCERAAQNMYDQPRGKPYRASPLFPDGAMSRTPPPGTQAYARGSQADTTSGREGTEDVSRDARAQGATSLPDPVTPAMLKQGQTLYGVYCMPCHSPVGDGDGRIVERGFPAPPTYHSDRLRGVPDRHIYDVISNGYGVMAPYGNRIRPEDRWAIVAFVRALQLSQHAQVSKLPPDVRGQAQSAMTSGGSP